The following is a genomic window from Kineosporiaceae bacterium.
GAGGGGACCGGCGAGATCGACGAGCTCGGCCGCTGGGTGCTGGCCGAGGCCACGCACCAGGCGGCGCTGTGGCAGCAGATGGGCAAGGACCTGCGGGTGGGGGTGAACATGTCCGTCCGGCAGCTGTCCGATCCGGCAGTGGTCGAGGCCGTGCACAGCGCCCTGGCCGCAGCCCGGCTGGCGCCCGACCGGTTGCTCATCGAGATCACCGAGGGCCAGTTGCTCGGTGAGGGCGATCGCGCCGACCTGACCATCCGGCGGCTGCAGGCGGACGGCGTGGCGCTGGCGATCGACGACTTCGGCTCGGGGTACTCCTCCCTGTCCTACCTGCGGCGGATGCCGGTGACCACCGTCAAGCTCGATCGCACCCTGCTCGGTGGCGTCGGCAGCGACCCCAAGGCGACGACCGTCGTCCGCGCGGTGATCGGCGTGGCCCGAGGGCTGGGACTCCAGGTGGTCTGTGAGGGGTTGGAGGACCTGGCCACCGCGCGCTTGCTGCGCGACCTCGGAGCCTGGGCCGGGCAGGGCTTCGCGCTGCACCGCGCGATGAGCTCGACCGAGCTGCTCGACGTCCTCGACGGGCCACCGGTCGATCTGGCGCGCCGCAGCCCGGTGCGACCGTCCATCTCACTCGATTCACCGGTCGTCCCACCGGCTGTCTCACATCACGAGACATCATCGCGAGGCGATTGACACGGGCGCCGTCGCCGGGGAACCGTGTCATCGTGCTCTCCACCCGCTTTCTCGTACTCGGCCGGCGCGCCGGCTGACGTTTCGTCATCCCTGCTGTTCAGCCAGCGCGCGACCCCTCGCCCCGATCGGGCAGAGGGGTCTTTTCGTCTCCCGAGGCAGTCCAACTGAATGCCCGACCTGAAAGTCCGACCTGAAAGTCCGACCCGAAAGGCATACCCATGACCAGCATGACCGGGGCGCAGAGTCTCGTCCGTTCGCTCGAGTCGCTCGGCGTCGACACGGTCTTCGGCATCCCGGGCGGCGCGATCCTGCCGCTCTACGACCCGCTCATGGACTCGCCCTCGGTGCGGCACATCCTGGTGCGCCACGAGCAGGGTGCCGGGCATGCGGCCGAGGGATATGCCGTGGCGACCGGTCGGGTGGGGGTCTGCATGGCGACCTCCGGGCCGGGGGCGACCAACCTGGTCACGCCGATCGCCGACGCCTACATGGACAGCGTGCCGATGGTCGCCATCACCGGGCAGGTGCCCAGTGCCGCCATCGGCACCGACGCCTTCCAGGAAGCGGACATCTCCGGGATCACCATCCCGATCACCAAGCACAACTACCTGGTCACCGACCCGGCGGACATCCCGCACGTGTTGGCCGAGGCGTTCCACATCGCCGGCACCGGCCGGCCCGGCCCGGTGCTGGTGGACGTCTCCAAGGACGCCCTGCAGGCCCAGACCACGTTCGCCTGGACCGACAAGATCGACCTGCCCGGCTACCGCCCGGTGACCAAGCCGCACAGCAAGCAGATCCAGCAGGCGGCCAAACTGCTGCTCGAGTCCCGTCGTCCGGTGCTGTACGTCGGCGGCGGCGTGATCAAGGCGCGCGCCAGCGCCAGAGCTGCGTCGCCTGACCGACCTGACCGGTGCGCCGGTCGTCACCACCCTGATGGCCCGCGGCGCGCTGCCGGACAGCAGCCCCAGCACCTGGGCATGCCCGGCATGCACGGCACGGTGGCGGCGGTCGCCGCGCTGCAGCAGTGCGACCTGTTGTTCAGCCTCGGGGCGCGCTTCGACGACCGGGTGACCGGCAAGCTGTCCTCCTTCGCGCCGCAGGCGGTGGTGGTGCACGCCGACATCGACCCGGCCGAGATCTCCAAGAACCGGGTGGCCGACGTCCCGATCGTCGGGGACGCCAAGGACGTGCTGACCGAGCTGCTCGTCGCGGTCGAGGCCGAACTGGCCGAGGGGCGCAAGGCCGACCTGGGTGCCTGGTGGCGCCACCTCGACCGGCTGCGCGAGACCTACCCGCTCGGGCACGCGGCCCCGCCCGCCGGTGAGGTCTCGCCGCAGCACGTGATCTCCCGGATCGGGCAGATCAGCGGCCCGGAGTCGATCTACGTCGCCGGCGTGGGGCAGCACCAGATGTGGGCCTCGCAGTTCATCTCCTACGAGCACCCCAACACCTGGATCAACTCCGGCGGCCTGGGCACGATGGGCTACGCCATGCCGGCCGCGATGGGTGCCAAGGTCGGCATGCCGGACCGCACGGTCTGGGCGATCGACGGCGACGGCTGCTTCCAGATGACCAACCAGGAGCTGGCCACCTGCGTCATCAACGACATCCCGATCAAGGTCGGCATCATCAACAACTCCAGCCTGGGCATGGTGCGGCAGTGGCAGACGCTCTTCTACAACGAGCGGTACTCCAACACCGACCTGCACACCTCGGTCGGGTCGCGCATCCCGGACTTCGTCAAGCTCGCCGAGGCGTACGGCTGCGTCGGGCTGCGCTGTGAGCGCCCCGAGGACGTCGACGCCACCATCGAGAAGGCCATGTCGATCAACGACGTCCCGGTGGTCGTCGACTTCGTGGTCTTCCGCGACTCGATGGTCTGGCCGATGGTGCCGGCCGGGGTCAGCAACGACGAGATCCCTCTTCGCCCGCGACCTCACCCCAGCTGGGACCGCGAGGTGAACCCCCGGCCTCGACGGCCGACCTCCGGCGAACCGAAACGTGAACTGAACCGAACCTGAGAACTCAGAGACGAGGCACGAACCACCATGAGCAAGCACACGCTGTCGGTGCTGGTCGAGAACAAGCCCGGCGTGCTGACCCGCGCCGCCGGTCTGTTCGCCCGGCGCGGCTTCAACATCCACTCCCTGGCGGTCGGTCCGACCGAGCACCCTGACGTCTCACGCATGACGGTCGTGGTGGACGTCGAGGGGCTGCCGCTGGAGCAGGTCACCAAGCAGCTCAACAAGCTGGTGAACGTGATCAAGATCGTCGAACTGGAGACCACCGCCTCGGTGCAGCGTGAGCTGCTGCTGGTCAAGATCAAGGCCGACATCACCTCGCGGTCCAACGTGCTGGAGACGGTGCGGCTGTTCCGGGCCAAGGTGGTCGACGTCGCGCCCGACGCGGTCACCGTCGAGGTCACCGGCAACCCGGACAAGCTGGAGGCCTTCTTGAAGGTCATCGAGCCGTTCGGCATCCGTGAGCTGGTGCAGTCCGGCCTGGTGGCCATCGGCCGCGGCAGCCGCTCGATCACCGACCGCTCCCTCCGCTCGGCCTGACCCCACCCCCGGTGATCATGCAATCCGTGCACAAAACGCCCGTGATCATGCAATTCCTGCACGCCCTTCTCGCGTCGTGTGCAGGGTGGACGGCGCGGCTCGGCGGCGTTGCCGACTCGCCGAGGCATCGACGGCGGCCAGGGAGTCACTGCTGTGCACGGATTGCATGATCACGGAAGGTGCACGGATTGCATGATCACCGGGGCAGTGTCCCGGTGATCGAACCCACGCTCTGCGACCGAGCCGGCGGCTCCAGCGACCCGGGCGGGAGCGTCGTGTCGTACCGAGCACCTATCGTTTGCGCCATACCCATCCACTGATGGACCACTTGAAGGAGATGCACCCCGTGGCCGAGATGTTCTACGACGCCGACGCCGACCTGTCCGTCATCCAGGGCCGCAACGTCGCGGTCCTCGGCTACGGCAGCCAGGGTCACGCCCACAGCCTGTCCCTGCGCGACTCGGGCGTCGACGTCCGGGTGGGTCTGCCCGAGGGCAGCCGCAGCCGTGAGAAGGCGCGCAGGCCCAGGGCCTGCGGGTGGTCACGCCCGCCCAGGCCTGTGAAGAGGCCGACGTGGTCATGATCCTGGTGCCCGACCACGTGCAGCGTGACGTCTACACCGAGGCCGTCGAGCCCAACCTGGTGGACGGCGACGCGCTGTTCTTCGGTCACGGCTTCAACATCCGGTTCGGCTACATCAAGCCCCCCGGCCGGCGGTGGACGTCGCGATGGTCGCGCCCAAGGGTCCGGGTCACCTGGTACGCCGCGAGTACGTCGACGGGCGCGGCGTCCCGGTGCTGGTCGCGGTCGAGCAGGACGCCACCGGCAAGGCCTGGCCGCTCGCGCTGTCCTACGCCAAGGGCATCGGCGGCCTGCGGGCGGGCGGCATCAAGACCACCTTCACCGAGGAGTGCGAGACCGACCTGTTCGGTGAGCAGGCCGTGCTCTGTGGTGGTGCCTCGCAGTTGGTGCAGTACGGCTTCGAGACCCTGATCGAGGCCGGCTACCAGCCCGAGGTCGCCTACTTCGAGTGCCTGCACGAGCTGAAGCTCATCGTCGACCTGATGTACGAGGGTGGCATCGCCAAGCAGCGCTGGTCGGTCTCGGACACCGCCGAGTACGGCGACTACGTCTCCGGTCCGCGGGTGATCGACGCCCACGTGAAGGGAGAACATGCAGGCGATCCTGGCCGACATCAAGAGCGGCGCCTTCGCGGCGCGCTTCATCGCCGACCAGGACGCCGGGGCGCCCGAGTTCACGGCGTTGCGTGCCAAGGGCGAGCAGCACCCGATCGAGGGCACCGGCCGTGAGCTGCGCAAGCTGATGAGCTGGGTGAAGTCGACCGACAGCGACTACGTGGAGGGCACCGCCGCGCGCTGAGGCGCGTCGGGTTCCATGGGTCTGTTGCGGTGGTTCCGGCGCGACCGGACGAGGTCGGTGACGGCCGTGGGCATCGGCATGGAGATGGTCCATGCCCTGTTCAACGGGAACAAGCACGTCCAGGTCGCCGAGCGGAAGCAGGAGAAGCGGGTCGGCAAGCCCAACCGGCTCTCGCCCGGCGACCCCGGGGCAGGTCCACTCGACCTGCCCGACGAGTGGAAGAGACCACCGGAGCAGTGAGTCGATCATGAGCAGTGTCAGCAGCGACCCGGGCCGCCGGCCCGTCGTCCTGATCGCCGAGGAGCTCTCCCCGGCCACCGTGCAGGCGTTGGGCGACGGGTTCGACGTCCGGTGGTGTGACGGCACCGACCGCCCGGCGCTGCTGGCGGCGCTGGCCGACGCCGACGCGCTGCTGGTGCGCTCGGCCACCCAGGTGGACGCCGAGGCGCTGGCCGCCGGGCGCGGGCTGCGGGTGGTGGCGCGGGCCGGCGTCGGGCTCGACAACGTCGATGTCCCCGCGGCCACGCAAGCGGGCGTGATGGTGGTCAACGCCCCGACCTCGAACATCGTCTCGGCGGCCGAACTGGCCGTGGCGTTGTTGTTGTCGGTGGCGCGCAACGTGCCGCAGGCGCATGCCTCGCTCAAGGGCGGGGCCTGGAAGCGGTCGGCCTATACCGGGGTCGAGCTGCAGGGCAAGACCGTCGGCGTGCTGGGGCTGGGGCGCATCGGCGTGCTGGTCGCCCAGCGGCTGTCGGCCTTCGGCATGCGGGTGGTGGCCTACGACCCCTACGTCTCCTCGGCGCGGGCCGGGCAGATGGGGGTACGCCTGTTGAGTCTGGACGAGTTGCTCGCCGGAGGCCGACTTCCTCACCGTGCACCTGCCCAAGACCCCGAGACCATCGGGCTGATCGGTGAGGAGCAGCTGCGCAAGGTCAAGCCGTCGGTGCGCATCATCAACGCCGCCCGAGGCGGATCGTCGACGAGAAGGCCTTGCTGGTGGCGCTGGAGGAGGGCCGGGTGGCCGGGGCCGGGCTCGACGTGTTCGTCCGCGAGCCGTGCACCGACTCCCCGCTGTTCGAGCTCGACACCGTGGTGGTCACGCCCCACCTGGGGGCCTCGACCGACGAGGCGCAGGAGAACGCCGGGATCAGCGGTGGCCCGCTCGGTGCGGTTGGCGCTGGCCGGCGAACTGGTGCCGGACGCGGTCAACGTCTCGGGTGGGGTGATCGCTCAGGACGTCCGGCCGGGCATCGGCCTGGTCGAGAAGCTGGGCCGGATGTTCACGGCCCTGGCCGGTGGGTTCCCGGTGCAGCTGGACGTCGAGGTGCACGGCGAGATCGCCGCCCACGATGTCTCGGTGCTCAAACTGGCGGCACTCAAGGGGCTGTTCACCGATGTGGTCGAGGACCCGGTGTCCTACGTCAACGCACCGGTGCTGGCCGCCGACCGGGGCATCGAGGCCCGCTTGATCGCCGACGGCAACAGCCCCGCGTTCCGCAACGTGATCACCCTGCGGGGCTGCATGGCCGACTCGACTCCGCTGGCCGTCTCGGGCACGCTGACCGGCCCGAAGCAGGTCGAGAAGTTGGTCGGGATCGACGACCTGGACTTCGAGTTGCCGCTGGCCGACCACCTGCTGGTGTTGCGCTACCAGGACCGGCCCGGCGTCATCGGGGCCATCGGCGGCCTGCTCGGCGACGCAGCGGTCAACATCGGGTCGATGCAGGTGGCACGACCCGACCACGGCGACCAGGCGTTGAGTGTGCTGACCCTCGACCAGGCGGTTCCCGCCGCTGTGCTGGAGGACATCGTGGCCCGGATCGGGGCGATGTCCGGTCGGCGGGTGGATCTGACGTGAGCGACCACCCGAGGTGAGGCGCGGGTTCGAGCAGGTGACCCCGCGCACGACAACGGGTCCGACCTCACAGATCGCCGTCGCCGCCCCGAACCGCTACGCCGCCGATGCCGCGGCCCGGATGGGGGTCGAGGGCGGCAACGCCGTGGACGCCGCGCTCGCCGCAGCGCTCATGGTGTGCGTCACCGAACCGGGCATCGTCTCGCTGGCCGGGGGAGCGTTCGTCACGGTGGACCCCGGCGACGGGCGTGACCCGATCACGATCGACGGTTACGTCGAGATGCCCGGGCGAGGTCTGCCGCCCGAGGCGTTCGGCCGGGGCACCCGTGAGCTGTACACCGAGTACGGCGGCGGCACGCACATGACCGTCGGGCACGGATCGGCGGCCACCCCCGGGGTGCTCCCCGCCCTGGAGGAGACCCATCGCCGGTTCGGCTCACTGCCCTGGTCGGTGGTGGTGCAACCGGCGATCGAGGTGGCCCGCGACGGTTTCGCCCTGGGAGCGGCGGCCGACTACTACCTCGGCTACACCCGCGACTCACTCTTCGGTCACGACCCGGCGACCCGGCCGCGCTGCACCACCCCGACGGCACCCCGGTCCGCCGGGGCGAGTGCCTGCGCATCCCGGATCTGGCCGACTTCCTGGCCCGGGTGGCGCGAGAGGGATCGGCCGCGATGACCCGGGGCGAGGTGGCTCGGGCGTTGGCCGACGACATGGCCGCCCACGGTGGGCTGATCACGGTGGAGGATCTGATCCGCTGCGCCCCGGTGGTCCGGCCGGCGACGCAGGTCGAGCTGAGCACCCGGGACGGCGCCCGCTGGCAGGTCGCGACCAACCCGCCACCGGCGATCGGTGGCCCCGTGCTGGCGGCGATGCTGATGCTGCTCGACGGGCCGGGCGGGGCCGAGCTCGCGAGTCTGGTGACGGTCTTTCGTGCCGTGCTGGCCTACCGCGCGCTCGACCTCGACGTGGCCCCGGACCGGGCGGCTGCCGGTCAGGCCCTGCTGGACGGCGTGCGTTCCGGCGGGCAGGCCTGGCTCGGCGTCGCGCCGTCCACGGCACACGTCTCGACCGTGGACACCGCCGGGGCGGCCTGTGCCGTGACCGCCTCGTGTGGTTACGGCTCGGGCATCACCATCCAGGCACGGGGGTGTGGCTGAACAACTGCCTGGGTGAGCACGAACTGAACCGCACCGGACTTCACGCCCTGGCTCCCGGCGTCCGGCTGGCCTCGAACATGGGACCGACGGGCGGCCGACGTTCGGACGGCCCCACGATCGCCATCGGCAGTCCCGGCGCCGACCGGATCACCACGGCGCTGGCCCAGGTGCTGACGGCGGTCGCCGGTAGCGGACTGGACTGGCCCGAGGCGATCGCCCGGCCGCGGCTGCACCTGAGCCGCACCGCCGAGGGCGCCGAACAGCTCGAGTACGAATCCGACCTGGCCGCGGATCTCGAGGTGCTCGAGGCGGCGGGTCGATTGCCCTCGGCGGCCGAGCTGCCCCGTCGGGCACACCACCCGTCGTCGATGTACTTCGGGGGCGTCTCGGTCGCCGTTCGCGATCCGGACGGCGCGCTCACCGCGGCCGCCGACCCGCGCCGCGATGGAGCCACCGCCGTCACCCCGCCCTGAACCCGGCCCGAACTCAGCGAGAACCGAGCGCGAACCGGGCGAGATCGCCAGCTGAGCCTCTCGTCGCTGGAAACGACCGAAGGTCGACGCGATGGCCGATGTGTGGCAGGTCCGGCCGTGCCTCGTGCGATGCTGCGCCGCGTGACCATCCAGTCGCCGGGTCGGTCGGGCCGGCGTCGAGAGCTGCTGCGCCACCCTGCCCAGGTGATGGTCTTCGCCTTCGGGGCAACCATCTGGCTGGGCACAGCGGTGCTGATGCTGCCCGTCTCGCGCCAGGGTCCCTCCGGGGCGCCCTTGCTGACCGCGCTGTTCACCGCGACCAGCGCCACCTGCGTGACCGGGCTGGCCGTGGTCGACACGGCCACGTACTGGACGCCGTTCGGCCAGGTGGTGATCGCTGCCCTGATTCAGGTCGGCGGGTTCGGGATCATGACCATGGCCAGCCTGCTGGCCCTGTTCGTCACCAAGCGCATGGGCTTGAAGACCCGGCTCACCGCGGCCGCGGAGACCAAGAGTCTCGGGCCGGGCGATCTGCGGCGTGTGCTGGTGGGCGTCTTCAAGATCACCGCGCTGGTCGAACTGACGATCGCGACCCTGCTCACGTTGCGCTGGTGGCTGGGGTACGGCGAGAGCTTCGGTCGCTCGCTCTACCTGGGGGTCTTTCATGCCGTGTCGAGCTTCAACAATGCCGGGTTCGCCCTCTTCTCGGACAACCTGATCGGGTTCGCCTCCGACCCGTTCATCCTGCTGCCCATCGGCTTCGCGATCATCCTCGGCGGCCTGGGCTTCCCGGTGATCCTCGAGCTGCTGGGACGGGCCGCGCCGCGCAGGTGGAGCATCCACACCCAGCTCACCGTCGCCATGACGCTCGCCCTGTTGATCGGTGGCTGGATCTTCCTGGCGATCAACGAGTGGACCAACCCGGGCACCCTCGGCGAGGTCGACGTGGGCACCAAGCTGTTGTCCAGCTTCTTCCACAGCGTTCAGCCGCGCACGGCGGGGTTCAACGCCTGGGACTACGCCCAGATCAAGGACGCGAGTCTGCTGGGCACGATCGTCCTGATGTTCATCGGTGGGGGATCGGCCAGCACCGCGGGCGGCCTGAAGGTGACCACGTTCGTCCTGCTGTTCTTCGTGATCCTCGCCGAGGCCCGGGGCGAGGAGCACGTGAACGTCTTCCGGCGCCGGATCGATCCCCGCACCAGC
Proteins encoded in this region:
- a CDS encoding TrkH family potassium uptake protein, with translation MLRRVTIQSPGRSGRRRELLRHPAQVMVFAFGATIWLGTAVLMLPVSRQGPSGAPLLTALFTATSATCVTGLAVVDTATYWTPFGQVVIAALIQVGGFGIMTMASLLALFVTKRMGLKTRLTAAAETKSLGPGDLRRVLVGVFKITALVELTIATLLTLRWWLGYGESFGRSLYLGVFHAVSSFNNAGFALFSDNLIGFASDPFILLPIGFAIILGGLGFPVILELLGRAAPRRWSIHTQLTVAMTLALLIGGWIFLAINEWTNPGTLGEVDVGTKLLSSFFHSVQPRTAGFNAWDYAQIKDASLLGTIVLMFIGGGSASTAGGLKVTTFVLLFFVILAEARGEEHVNVFRRRIDPRTSRQALTVALLGVAAVVGSTMVLSEISGFPLRDVMFEATSAFGTVGLSTGITPKLPGLGQLVLIVLMFLGRLGPVTLVSALVLREHQRRYTFPEGRPLIG
- the ilvN gene encoding acetolactate synthase small subunit, whose product is MSKHTLSVLVENKPGVLTRAAGLFARRGFNIHSLAVGPTEHPDVSRMTVVVDVEGLPLEQVTKQLNKLVNVIKIVELETTASVQRELLLVKIKADITSRSNVLETVRLFRAKVVDVAPDAVTVEVTGNPDKLEAFLKVIEPFGIRELVQSGLVAIGRGSRSITDRSLRSA